From a single Armatimonadota bacterium genomic region:
- a CDS encoding HEAT repeat domain-containing protein, which translates to MKRSLLSLYWALPLLIVLLCLPSGCGKKQPDPETAQTEQPAPDAKSDAEETPEEDPMAEQKEDLAKAQAEAVKNAGKTAASEDIDEALGSIEQLKGLLATDDPDMAADVAKILVGVVAGQSGEDPRVRAAAVEALSTQADAFADVLIAASGDANPIVRDAAILALGRSAKGSQGERRLKELLASADPDVRDLAKRALSAVGRGGDVGEVATLVAQLGKRENDQSAQAAIKLKLMGEAALPELERAVRSGRDGRQRHAATMCVALICAGTNPSQEKFAKSVKSVKKGEQRGNPSNLKGLPILIDALKDPEPMVREIAAQGLGYLGSEKAARPLAEALKDEDVHVRRRAASALITTPASSVVKDVIQTGLYDKDETVRRFAVEALGCIGGPEVVKALIVASRDESPEVRRHAAVQLGRTSGPEALDALIALYEDAKKRELAAETLEEKSQEQDVRWAAVQAVADMRDRRSTKMLVAALDDPVPQVANAAETGLQKLGIAKRRLPGAD; encoded by the coding sequence ATGAAGCGATCATTGCTCTCGTTGTACTGGGCCCTGCCCTTGCTCATTGTACTGCTCTGCTTGCCCTCCGGCTGCGGGAAGAAGCAGCCTGACCCCGAGACGGCACAGACTGAGCAGCCGGCGCCTGACGCCAAGTCGGATGCAGAAGAGACGCCGGAAGAGGATCCGATGGCGGAACAGAAAGAGGATCTTGCCAAGGCTCAGGCGGAGGCGGTCAAGAACGCGGGGAAGACTGCCGCAAGTGAGGATATCGACGAAGCGCTGGGCTCCATCGAGCAGCTCAAAGGCCTGCTGGCCACCGATGACCCCGATATGGCGGCGGATGTTGCCAAGATCCTTGTGGGCGTTGTGGCGGGGCAGAGCGGCGAAGATCCGCGAGTGCGCGCGGCGGCGGTGGAGGCTCTGTCGACCCAGGCCGACGCCTTTGCCGATGTGCTCATCGCAGCCTCCGGGGACGCGAACCCCATTGTCCGCGATGCGGCGATTCTGGCTCTGGGGCGAAGCGCCAAGGGCTCCCAGGGCGAGCGGCGCCTCAAGGAACTTCTGGCCAGCGCTGACCCAGACGTGCGTGATCTGGCGAAGCGGGCACTTTCCGCGGTTGGACGGGGCGGGGACGTTGGGGAAGTCGCGACACTCGTGGCGCAACTGGGCAAGCGTGAGAATGACCAGTCGGCGCAGGCGGCGATCAAGCTCAAGCTCATGGGCGAGGCCGCGCTGCCTGAACTCGAGCGAGCCGTCCGGTCAGGGCGAGATGGCCGGCAACGACACGCAGCGACCATGTGCGTCGCCCTGATCTGCGCGGGTACGAACCCTTCCCAGGAGAAATTTGCCAAGTCCGTGAAGTCGGTCAAGAAGGGTGAGCAGCGGGGCAATCCGTCGAATCTCAAGGGACTGCCGATACTAATCGATGCCCTCAAGGACCCGGAACCGATGGTGCGAGAGATCGCGGCACAGGGCCTTGGCTACCTGGGTTCCGAGAAAGCGGCTCGCCCGCTGGCGGAAGCGCTGAAAGATGAAGACGTCCACGTACGAAGGCGCGCCGCATCGGCCCTGATCACTACTCCCGCATCGTCCGTGGTGAAGGATGTTATCCAGACCGGACTATATGACAAAGACGAGACCGTCCGGCGTTTCGCTGTGGAGGCGTTGGGCTGCATCGGTGGCCCGGAGGTCGTGAAGGCGTTGATCGTGGCATCCAGGGACGAGTCCCCCGAAGTGCGCCGGCACGCCGCCGTACAACTGGGACGGACCAGTGGGCCGGAAGCCCTGGACGCACTTATCGCACTGTATGAGGATGCCAAGAAGCGCGAACTGGCTGCCGAGACATTGGAGGAGAAATCGCAGGAGCAGGATGTGCGCTGGGCAGCGGTGCAGGCCGTGGCCGACATGCGAGATCGGCGGAGCACGAAGATGCTCGTGGCAGCGCTGGATGACCCGGTGCCGCAGGTAGCGAACGCGGCTGAGACCGGCCTGCAGAAGCTGGGCATCGCCAAGCGCCGACTGCCCGGAGCGGACTAA
- the queA gene encoding tRNA preQ1(34) S-adenosylmethionine ribosyltransferase-isomerase QueA, whose product MDVSLFDYHLPPESIAQEPLPERSASRMLVLARTGSEPPSDRAFRDLPEFLRPGDLLVLNDTRVIPARLIGRRSSGGRVEALLLRPLEPDLWEALVRPAARMRPGQTAEFGDGRLNARVVEALPGGLRVLRLSCDEPLEDILDQVGQTPLPPYIKRAEPRPEDRARYQTVYAAQPGAVAAPTAGLHFDAPTLAAVESAGAAIAHVTLHVGLGTFQPVSVDTVEEHEIHSEWCSIPDQTAEAVNATRAQGGRVIAVGTTVVRALESWASSGRVSPGKGLTNLFIYPGYQFQIIDALLTNFHLPRSSLLMLVSAFAGRERILSAYSHAVQSGYRFYSYGDCMLIL is encoded by the coding sequence ATGGACGTCAGTCTTTTCGACTACCACCTTCCACCCGAAAGCATCGCCCAGGAGCCCCTGCCTGAGCGCTCGGCATCGCGCATGCTCGTTCTGGCACGCACCGGCTCCGAGCCGCCCAGCGACAGGGCGTTCCGCGACCTGCCGGAGTTCCTGCGCCCCGGCGATCTGCTGGTTCTGAATGACACCCGGGTCATTCCTGCCCGGCTTATCGGCCGTCGCTCAAGCGGGGGCCGGGTGGAGGCCCTGCTTCTGCGGCCCCTGGAACCCGACCTGTGGGAAGCCCTGGTCCGGCCGGCTGCCCGCATGAGACCCGGACAGACCGCAGAGTTCGGCGATGGCCGCCTGAACGCCCGTGTCGTGGAGGCGCTGCCGGGCGGCCTGCGGGTCCTGCGGCTGTCCTGCGACGAGCCTCTCGAAGACATTCTCGACCAAGTCGGCCAGACTCCGCTGCCGCCGTACATCAAGCGCGCGGAGCCACGCCCGGAGGATCGTGCCCGATACCAGACGGTCTATGCGGCCCAACCGGGAGCCGTTGCAGCACCCACCGCGGGACTGCATTTCGACGCCCCCACCCTCGCCGCAGTAGAATCGGCCGGCGCAGCCATCGCCCATGTCACCCTGCACGTTGGCCTGGGTACCTTTCAACCGGTCAGCGTCGATACTGTGGAAGAGCACGAGATCCACAGTGAGTGGTGCTCGATCCCCGACCAGACTGCAGAAGCGGTCAATGCCACTCGCGCCCAAGGCGGCCGGGTCATCGCGGTCGGCACCACGGTGGTTCGCGCCCTGGAGAGCTGGGCATCGTCCGGCCGTGTTTCACCCGGAAAAGGCCTCACCAACCTGTTCATCTACCCGGGCTATCAGTTTCAGATCATCGACGCCCTGCTCACCAATTTCCACCTCCCGCGCTCCAGCTTGCTGATGTTGGTCTCGGCATTTGCGGGGCGAGAGCGCATTCTATCCGCATACAGTCACGCGGTCCAGAGCGGCTACCGCTTCTACAGCTACGGCGACTGTATGCTTATCCTCTGA
- the tgt gene encoding tRNA guanosine(34) transglycosylase Tgt encodes MHFTLLAKDNASRARLGELRLAHATVRTPLFMPCASLAVVRACDTADIEQLGVQMLCCNAYHLWQRPGDEIVYNLGGLHDFMQWPGGILTDSGGFQVFSLAQPKDIIEEGVRFRSHLDGSKLMLTAEQSIAIQNNLGSDIAMAFDECAPYPADRGYIERSMERTLRWAQRTKDAHANPNQALFGIVQGGLYPDLRAESARRTVEMGFDGYALGGLSVGESKQQMLQAVEVCEPLLPEHSPRYVMGVGTPADIVSCVMRGVDMFDCVLPTRMARHGSLLTSSGTLKIKNARFREDPRPLEEDCDCPACTRYSRAWLHHLFRIQEATAWRLLSLHNIRFYKRLMARIRQAIQDGTLAELNATVLSWTRRDAAGEDAGEGETD; translated from the coding sequence ATGCATTTCACCCTTCTCGCAAAAGACAATGCATCTCGCGCCCGCCTGGGCGAACTTCGGCTGGCCCATGCCACCGTGCGCACCCCTTTGTTCATGCCCTGCGCCAGTCTCGCCGTGGTCCGCGCCTGCGACACCGCAGACATCGAGCAGCTTGGCGTCCAGATGCTCTGCTGCAATGCCTACCACCTGTGGCAGCGCCCGGGCGATGAGATCGTCTACAATCTCGGCGGGCTGCATGACTTCATGCAATGGCCCGGCGGGATTCTGACTGACAGCGGCGGCTTCCAGGTCTTCTCCCTCGCCCAGCCCAAAGACATCATCGAGGAGGGAGTCCGGTTCCGGTCGCATCTTGATGGCTCGAAGCTCATGCTCACTGCAGAGCAGTCCATCGCGATACAGAACAACCTGGGCAGCGACATCGCTATGGCCTTCGACGAGTGCGCGCCATACCCGGCGGATCGTGGTTATATTGAGCGCTCCATGGAACGCACCCTCCGCTGGGCCCAGCGCACCAAAGACGCCCACGCCAATCCGAACCAGGCCCTCTTCGGTATCGTTCAGGGCGGCCTGTACCCGGACCTGCGCGCGGAAAGCGCCCGGCGCACCGTGGAGATGGGTTTCGACGGTTACGCGCTGGGCGGCCTGTCGGTTGGGGAGAGCAAGCAGCAGATGCTGCAGGCCGTCGAGGTCTGCGAGCCCCTTCTGCCCGAGCACTCTCCGCGCTACGTCATGGGCGTGGGCACTCCTGCGGACATCGTCAGTTGCGTCATGCGCGGGGTAGACATGTTCGACTGCGTTCTGCCCACCCGCATGGCCCGGCACGGCAGCCTTCTTACCTCATCAGGCACCCTGAAGATCAAGAACGCGCGCTTCCGCGAAGACCCGCGACCCCTGGAAGAGGACTGCGACTGCCCCGCCTGCACCCGTTACTCCCGCGCATGGCTCCATCACCTGTTCCGCATCCAGGAAGCCACCGCCTGGCGCCTGCTCAGCCTGCATAACATCCGCTTCTACAAGCGCCTGATGGCCCGCATTCGCCAGGCCATCCAGGACGGCACACTCGCCGAACTGAATGCCACGGTTCTCTCCTGGACCCGCCGGGACGCCGCCGGCGAAGATGCAGGCGAGGGTGAGACAGACTGA